Proteins encoded by one window of Pelecanus crispus isolate bPelCri1 chromosome 8, bPelCri1.pri, whole genome shotgun sequence:
- the HAND1 gene encoding heart- and neural crest derivatives-expressed protein 1, protein MNLVGGYQHHHHHHHHHHMLHDPFLFGPAARCHQERAYFPGWVLNPAEVTPELAGQSPSYGPAEYGPAAQGRLEALSGRLGRRKGVGGPKKERRRTESINSAFAELRECIPNVPADTKLSKIKTLRLATSYIAYLMEVLAKDSQPGDTEGFKAELKKADGRENKRKRETQPEVYSQPLGHGEKKLKGRTGWPQQVWALELNP, encoded by the exons ATGAACCTGGTGGGGGGCtaccagcaccaccaccaccaccaccaccaccaccacatgCTGCACGACCCCTTCCTCTTCGGGCCGGCGGCGCGGTGCCACCAGGAGCGCGCCTACTTCCCCGGCTGGGTGCTCAACCCGGCCGAGGTGACCCCCGAGCTCGCCGGGCAGAGCCCTAGCTACGGCCCCGCCGAGTACGGCCCGGCCGCCCAGGGCCGGCTGGAGGCTCTCAGCGGCCGCCTGGGCCGGCGGAAAGGGGTCGGGGGACCCAAGAAGGAGCGACGGAGGACGGAGAGCATCAACAGCGCCTTCGCCGAGCTCCGCGAGTGCATCCCCAACGTGCCCGCCGACACCAAGCTCTCCAAGATCAAGACCCTGCGCCTGGCCACCAGCTACATCGCCTACCTGATGGAGGTGCTGGCCAAGGACAGCCAGCCCGGGGACACCGAGGGCTTCAAAGCCGAGCTCAAGAAGGCCGACGGCAGGGAGAACAAGAGGAAACGGGAGACG CAGCCCGAGGTCTATTCGCAGCCTTTGGGCCACGGCGAGAAGAAGCTGAAGGGCCGGACGGGTTGGCCCCAGCAGGTCTGGGCTCTGGAACTGAACCCCTGA